atatatatataaaataggACCATGCGTCAGATCTTAAAGCAACAGCAGCCTAATATAGTTATTGTGAGGTAATATTAAGAAATATCTATATGGCAGTTTTTCTCCATAGTATCAATGTCAAAATTGTAGCTCTGCTCTAGTTTTCAACCTTTCTGAAGAGTGGATAGACATAGATAgtcaaaaaatttaaatatgaatattttttttatatggatTCTTACATTCTAATGAACATTTTCCATTATTCTTGATTTCCAGCATACACAGAGTCATGGCCAAGCTAGTACTTTACAGCCCTGAATTAAAGTCTATCGAAGAGGGGGTCAAGAATCGCTTTAAATGGAGCTGGTTGCTGGAGACTGTCGAAGTTGAGGGAAACACTTTATCACTCAATTGCTTTAGCAAACTTAGAGAACCAGGTAAAGCAATTTGCAACATTTGCAACCACCCTATTAACTATGGCACAAGTGGGAAGATTGCACTCCGGAAACATATGATGCATCCAAAACATATGAAACTGTGGAAGATCCAACAGCAGAACATGCACATTGAGATCGCACAAGCTGATAACATCATTGTTGCAGCTCCACACAACAACTCGGCACAACCCAGATCAATTCCTCCGCTATGCAACCGTGTTGCTCAGGATCAAGTGTTTTCTGATTTTGTAGTAACTCTTTTTCAGTCAactcttcttttcttttttacaatgtTTGAAACAGGTGTTTATTAACTTTATTATCAAAAGCAGCAAATAAAATCGCTTTCAATGGGGAGAGTactcaaaaacaaatactccTTTAAAATAATGGTTTTGACTACATTATAATCAGTGAAGATGATATTATAAACTAATCATTAttaaaaatgattttatttAGGATGTATGGTGTTTAATCAAATTCTGTTTTTCAGGCACTTGTTCTTGGATTTATTGCTGAGAATTCTCTTCCCCTCTCAGTCACGTCTGGGATTATTAAATTGGCTCAAGAGTTGGCCAAAGATCCAAAAGCACTTGCTGAACTGTCAATGGACAGGACATCAGCATCATACAAGCTTACCCATGGTGTGAAGAAGACTATCCTGGATGAAGTACTTGAGGAAATCAGAAGTGTCCCCTTCTCCCTCAATATTGATGAGGCCACAAGCAAGACAAATCGATGGTGACTCATGTCACCACCTTCATAATGCTAGCAAGAAGTTGTGCTGTCCTTTTGAGCGTTGGGTTGAGTCTTTGCTGTCAGACCTGCACACAGACCACAAATGGTCAGCTGACATGAAAGATGGCCTCAGAGAAATTTGCAGTATATTTGGAATCCATTTCTCGCGGCCAGAGTGCTATATTCCACATCGGTGGCTCTCAGTCTTGGATGTCAGTCTGGAAACATTGCGAATGTGGGATGCACTGGTCATGTTTTACTATGCCTTCCTCAGCAATGAAGATAAGTGTACATACAAGGACATTGTCAGTGCCATTCTACAGAAGCGTGAAGTACAGGAAACAGGCAGGGCCCGGATCAAGGAGTTGTGGAAGGAGTTGGGGAACAGGTCCAAGACCTTCACAAACGAGGGGAAGATGAGGAAGGTCAGGATTTGCAAGAAGGTCAGAAAAATGCCCTAGACATCAGCCTCATTTaaaagtccatccatccatcatcttccgcttatccggggccgggtcgcgggggcagaagtctaagcagggatgcccagacttccctctccccagacacttcctctagctcttccggggggacaccgaggcgttcccaggccagccgggagacatagtccctccagcgtgtcctaggtcttccccggggtctcttcccggtgggacgggaccggaacaccttcccaggaaggagttccggaggcatccgaaaaagatgcccaagccacctcagctgacccctctcaatgtggaggagcagcggctctactctgagctcctcacgggtgaccgagcttctcaccctatctctaagggatcgcccggccaccctgcggagaaagctcatttcggccgcctgtatccgggatcttgtcctttcggtcatgacccaaagctcatgaccataggtgagagtaggaacgtagattgactggtaaatcaagagcttcgccttgcggctcagctctttcttcaccacgacagaccgatacatcgactgcattactgcagaagctgcaccgatccgtctgtcaatctcccgttccatccttccctcactcgtgaacaagacccctagatacttaaactcctccacttgaggcaggcactctccaccaacctgaagtgggcaagccacccttttccgactgaggaccatggcctcggatttggaggtactgattttcatccccaccgcttcacactcggctgcaaaccgtcccagtgcatgctgaaggtcctggttagaaggggccaacacgacaacatcatctgcaaagagcagagacgaaattgtgtggtccccaaacctaacaccctccggcccctggctgcgcctagaaattctgtccataaaaattatgaacagaaccggtgacaaagggcagccctgccggagtccaacatgcactgggaacaagtctgacttactgccggcaatgcggaccaagcgcctgcttcggttgtacagggacctgacagcccttagcaaaggacccaggaccccatattccccaagcaccctccacaagatgccgcgagggacacagtcgaatgctttctccaaatccacaaaacacatgtgggtaggttgggcaaactcccatgaaccctccaacaccccgtagagggtatagagctggtccagtgttccacggcccggacgaaaaccacactgttcctcctgaatccgaggttctactatcggccgtattctcctctccagaaccctggcatagactttcccggggaggctgagaagtgtgatccccctatagttggaacacaccctccggtcccccttcttaaaaagagggaccaccaccccggtctgccatcccagaggcactgtccccgaccgccacgcgatgttgcacaggcgtgtcaaccaagacagccccacaacatccagagacttgaggtactcagggcggatctcatccacccccggtgccttgccaccgaggagtttcttgaccacctctgtgacttcagcccgggtgatggacgagtccacctctgagccctcatcctctgcttcctcaatggaagacgtgtcagcgggattgaggagatcctcgaagtactccttccaccgcccgacgacatcctcagttgaggtcaacagctgcccacctctactgtaaacagcgttggtagggcactgtttccctctcctgaggcgccggatggtttgccagaatctcttcgaggccagccgatagtccttctccatggcctcaccgaactcctcccaggcccgagtttttgcctccacaaccacccgggctgcagcccgcttggcctgtcggtacccgtcagctgcctcaggagtcccacaagccaaccaggcctgataggactccatcttcagcttgacggcatcccttacttccggtgtccaccaccgggttcggggattgccgcctcgacaggcaccggagaccttacggccacagctccgagcggccgcttccacaatggcggtggagaacatggtccactcggactcaatatctccaacctccctcgggatccagtcgaaactctgccggaggtgggagttaaagatctctctgacaggagactcggccagatgttcccagcagacccttgggcctgccgagtctgtccagcttcctcccccgccatcggatccaactcaccaccaggtggtgatcagttgacagctccgcccctctcttcacccgagtgtccaagacatacggccgcaggtcagatgagacgacaacaaagtcgatcatcgacctgcggcctagggtgtcctggtgccacgtgcactgatggacacccttatgcttgaacatggtgttcgttatggacaaactgtgactagcacagaagtccaataattgaacaccactcgggttcagatccggggggccgttcctcccaatcacgccactccaggtgtcactgtcgttgcccacgtgggcgttgaagtcccccagtagaacaatagagtccccagtcggagtactttccagcacccctcccagagactccaaggtcgggtactctgcactgccgttcggcccgtaggcacaaacaacagtgagagacctatccccgacccgtaggcgcagggaaacgaccctctcgttcactggggtaaactccaacacatggcggcagagctggggagctataagcaaacccacaccagcccgccgcctctcaccatgggcaactccagagtggtgaagagtccatcctctctcaaggagtgtggttccagagcccaagccgtgcgtagaggtgatcccgattacctctaatcggaacctctcaacctcacgcaccaactcaggctccttccccgccagcgaggtgacattgcacgtccctagagccagtttccgtgtccagagatcgggttgtctaggcccctgccttcgactgccgcccgatcctcttcgcaccggccccttatggtccctcctgtgggtggtgagcccacggaagggcggccccacgtcgcccgttcgggctgagcccggccgggccccatgggggaaggcccggacaccaggcgctcgcatacgagccccaaccccgggcctggctccagggtggggccccggctgcgctataccgggcgacgtcacggtactcaaaatgtttttcttcattaagggggttttgaaccgctcttagtctgacccgtcgcctaagacctgtttgccttgggagaccctaccaggggcatataagTCGCCGCATTtaaaagtaaatatttatttattcaaggTGCTTGTTAGATGTACATTGCTGTGATTGGTGCAGAgagaaaatatgtttctatGTTTTAGCAGGTGCTATTTGAGGACAAGAAAACCCTCCTTGAGCTCCACTTCTATTCAGCAGTCCTTCCCATGCTGAAACATTACGTCCTGCTTTTTCAGTCCAAGGACCCACAGGTTCATAAACTCCATGATGAGCAGGAGAAACTTGTAAGGGAGTTTTTATCTTGCTTCATCAAGCCAGAAAAATTGATAAACAGCAAAGGAAGGAATCTGTCCGGGCCAAAGATGAAGTTGCTTGACCTGACATCGACAGACGCCCATCTCGCAGCACCTTTTGTTGGCTCTGAGGCCTCATCCCTCCTTGACCAACTAGGGAGGGAACACCCTGTTGTGAAGGCTTTCAAAACTAAGGTATGGGATGGCTTTATTTAGGTAAAACATTGAAACATGTCATCGTTAGATGAGAATAGCCTGTGAAAACGAATTAAACACTTATTTCCAACATGGTCCTTAATATTAGACATGACATAATGACATCACACCATAACAATACacatttaattcatttaaaagaaaaacacttcctAAGCAACTTATCTTGGAGGAGGCaccacatatactgtatgtctttaCTTGTTTCTTAAACTGTACTCTATTTATGAAAGGTAATCAAAGCCTACACCAGCTGTGCAGGTGACCTTCAAACAAAGCTACCTCTTGACAGTACAACCCTAAGGACTCTGTCATGCTTGGACCCAGATGCACAGGGAAGCCATTACATTCTTCCTCATCTCCAGAAGTTGCCAAACATGTTTCCAGCTGTGAAGCTTAATAAATTGGAGAGAGCTGGATTTCAACATGAAATACACAGGTGTATATAATTGTTGGAATGCCATTTGCACAGATTTTTAATAAGTCACATGTTTGATATTTTGCTAgtatttgtgtaatatttttgtaaggtattattttgtcaaataatgAGCTTAAACTGTTGTTTCCCATCCTAGATATGCAAGTGACATGACACTACCTCAGATGACAGAGGGGGCAAGAGTTGATTTATGGTGGAATGTTGTGAGAGAGACTCAGAGGTACCCAGCACTCTGCAAGCTTGCACTGTCTGCACTATGCCCATTTCATGGTCCACAGGTGGAATCAGCATTCAGTGTAATGTCCAACATCCTGCAAGCCAAAGCTTCCAACCTAAGTGTTGAGTCATATGAGTCCTATCAAGTGGTCAAATACAACCTGAAGGCCATGCAGGTGTCGGCCATTCAACACTACTCCCGGAAGACAAAGGAGAGTCCTGTTAATGTAAAGCTGTGCAGAAATGTAAAACTATCAAGCCAAAGGTACAGAGCTCTGCTCAGAAATAAAGAAGAACTGAACAAAAGTCCTTATCACTCTGCGAAGCCAACGGCCAGcaagaaaatgtcaaaagatGCCATTATGGCAGCAGCTGTGAATGCCAGGCGCAAATTCCTAAAGAAACGTGTAGAGGCTCTAAAAAAGCTTGCTACAAAGGCTAAAGAGTTGGgtaaaaatttaaaacaaaaataagttaaaatatatatttttttgtcatggtTGTTGTTATAGAGAGAGGTGGTGATGGAGCAGTGTTAATAATAAGTTGGATGttgctgtaaaataaaaaataaaaatgtatttatttttgttcaaataagtTGTTATGGGTCATTCTTTACTATCCATGTAGATCCGCCACCAGTTTGatcggcgtgtgtgtgtgtgtgtgtgtggggggggggggtctctctGTATATTTTCCTGCTTTTTTGTCCTTAGCCAATCACATGCctgataaacctcctgtagtaattcgAGAAGCCTAAAAATCGTTGCAAGTCCTtcaccgtggttggggtcggccaattacgcacggcctCAAtgtcctccatagccacacctgggCTGGAAAAACGataccccaggaaggacacagacgactggaaaaacagacacttctcggctttcacgtacaggtcatgttCCAGCAGTCTAACAAGCAATCTGCATACCAACGAGACATGCTCAGCACGGGTGGTAGTGTATATAAAGATGTCATCGATTTACACCAACACGCCCTCGCATAACATGTCCCGGAACACATTGTTGATGAAGGCTGATGGAGCATTCAAATGTAACCCTTAGTACTAAGCTACTTTGATTTAATGGGCAAGGTTGGTAGAGGCCATcccagggggtctgccccccttcctggagtcCAGGACTTAACCCACTTCTGGTAGGCcataaaggccaaatggattgtttaaaatgtacatgaaatGGACGTGtccacacaaaaacatgacatggtcttcagactgtctTTAGTAAGAGATGTCATGCTTTtaacttagccgatatcctacGTTAACTGATGGTGCAGAGTTATTACTCCACTCAtctaatatcgttgctgtttgtaaaaaaacaactatttgtTCATCAgacaatttaccattttagaattttaaCTCCaataacgagtatcaggcgttggtctaaaaacacaagtattatcccagttatcattgtaCACTCACCGGCGtgaggattattaggaacaccatactaatactgtgtttgacccccctttcgccttcagaactgccttaattctacgtggcattgattcaacaaggtgctgaaagcattctttagaaatgtgggcccatattgataggatagcatcttgcagttgatggagatttgtgggatgcacatccagggcacgaatctcccgttccaccacatcccaaagatgttctattgggttaagaactggtgactgtgggggccatttcagtacagtgaactcattgtcatgttcaagaaaccaatttgaaatgattcgagctttgtgacatggtgcattatcctgctggaagtagccatcagaggatgggtacatagtggtcataatgggatgtacatggtcagaaacaatgctcaggtaggccgtggcatttaaacgatgcccaattggcactaaggggcctaaagtgtgccaagaaaacattcctcacaccattacaccaccaccaccagcctgcactgtggtaacaaggcatgatggatccatgttctcattctgtttactccaaattctgactctaccatctgaatgtctcaacagaaatcaagactcatcagaccagacaacattcttccagtcttcaactgtccaattttggtgagcttgtgcaaactgtagcctctttttcctatttgtagtggagatgagtggtacccgctggggtcttctgctgttgtagcctatccgcctcaaggttgtgcgtgttgtggcttcacaaatgctttgctgcataccttggttgtaacgagtggttatttcagtcaaagttgctcttctatcagcttgaatcagtcggcccattctcctctgacctctagcatcaacagggcattttcacccacaggactgctgcatactggatgtttttcccttttcacaccattctttgcaaaccctagaaatggttgtgcgtgaaaatcccagtgactgagcagattgtgaaatactcagaccggcccgtctggcaccaacaaccatgccacgctcaaaattgcttaaatcacctttctttcccattctgacattcagtttggagttcaggagattgtcttgaccaggaccacacccctaaatgcattgaagcaactgccatgtgattggttgattagataattgcattaatgagaaattgaacaggtgttcctaataatcctttaggtgagtgtacataaaaacaaagtgaaactacattacttaaccaaaccaaattcaacatttaaaattggACATTTAATTTTACGGGCTTTGGCTATTTTGCATTctgttgcaggctatgactattttGCATgcaaatccagtcttcatgggaAAAAGCGTGTTTTCTTAATGTTAAAGATCATCGCCATGTGGTACTtcattctactccatacaaggagagagaaacaccaTAATTTAACCCTTTATAATGAAACGACCAGACCATCTTTTACCAGATTAGGAAAGCAGCActgtaccaatttccaatctatccccCGGATAAAATTTAGGACATCATTCTCGTATAGAATCCTAAGTTATCAGGCGAATACCTCtacgtgtgccagccaccagcacaacactagaaggcaagtTTCAATTTCGCGGAGAGGGCGCTTAGGCAAAATCCGAAAGAGTGGGCCTCGCCAAAGAATCACATTAACGACACAATGAATATGTTGACCcaagtgtacaccaaacaaagcaaaacaaaatacaattctgGTCAACAACTATCTCGATCACATATACAAATATCCCACCAAGGAATAcaaaatgcagccaatcggaatcctcgtgcacagggaataacaaaaaggaaaaatgcatttactaggtcgaccacaaccagatatCGACAATTCAATCTCtgaaaaccattatatacaggagtATCCCCTACTCCATCTTAGAGCCTCTAAAATTGGTGGACATCTAGCCCGACAAGATCAGTGAGGGCCCCTGAGTGTAACAAGAGGTCGTGCCCTACCACATGGATATGTAAGGGTTAACCTCACAgctcagaaaggagtttctcagagaaaaattgctcagactttgaagttatcatcatctacagtgcataatatcatccaaagattcagagaatctggaacaatctctgtgcgtaggggtcaaggccggaaaaccatactggatgcccgtgatcttcgggccctcagacggcactgcatcacatacaggaatgatactgtaatggaaatcacaacatgggctcaggaatacttccagaaaacattgtcggtgaacacaatccaccgtgccattcgccgttgccggtcaaaaaagaagccgtatctaaacaggatccagaagcacaggcaTTTTCTAATGgactgtggaaaagtgttctgtggtcagactaatcaaattttgattagttcattttggaaaactggaacgccatgtcatctggactaaagaggacaaggacaacccaagttgttatcagcgctcagttcagaagcctgcatctctgatggtatggggttgcatgagtgcgtgtggcatgggcagcctacacatctggaaaggcaccatcaatactgacagttatatccaagttctagaacaacatatgctccaatccagacgtcgtctctttcagggaagaccttgcattttccaacatgacaatgccagaccacatactgcatcaattacaatgtcatggctgcatagaagaaggatccgggtactgaaatggccagcctgcagtccagatctttcacccatagaaaacatttggcgcatcataaagaggatggtgcgacaaagaagacctaagacagttgagcaactagaagcctgtattagacaagaatgggacaacattcctattcataaacttgagcaacttgtctcctcagtctgttataaaaagaagaggggatgccacacagtagtaaacatggccttgtcccaacttttatgagatgtgttgatgccatgaaattttaaatctacttatttttcccttaaattggtacattttctcagtttaaacatttgatatgtcatctatgttgtattctgaataatatattgaaatttgaaacttccacatcattgcattctgtttttattcacaattgtacagtgtcccaacttttttggtttGTACAGTGTAactattcaaattacatttcagggtATTCCCTTAGAGGCCTCAAGTTTTAGTTCATCATTTGTTCAAGATGTATTAATTAAATGTtcttaaatacattaataagtGTTTCccaaatatgttaaaaataataaaatgcctccattttatgttgtatttgttttccgTGTAGGGAGGTGTGGCAGAATACTTGATCCCTCTCGCCATTGATTTGTTGATACAAAAGAGACTAATAACATCCAAGACTAAATTCTAATTGGAAAACCCTATGTCAGACCAGTTTGTCCCAACCTGTTTTCACCTGGGCAGATGGTGCCAATGCGCCGGACTGGTGAAGGGACCAGGGAAGGAGTTGACTAGTTTCTCCTTTTCACCAGGGCACATGGCGCCAACGCATTGGACTGGTTATAAGAATGGGAGAGGGTTAGCTGGTTTCCTGGCCCCCCAAAAGTGACAAAGTACTGTTAGAACGAGCGGATCGCCTTATTAAAACAGATTAAGAAGCATTATGTGGTTATCGCTGTGGTGAGGTCGTTATCAATCCAGCCTTGGAGGCACTACTGAAATGGTGAAGGTCCCTATTTAACCATATTGGTGTTGCCACAATCGATCCATGCATTTGGTTAAACTCTTTAAAAGCAAGAACAGACGTGGATGTATACAGTTAGCATGGTGATCACCTTCCTATAACCCTAATGTTACATTAGTTAAATTCAACATCCTCACAAATGCTGTTGGGTTAGATCTGCTGTTTTTTTGATATGGTAAACCTAGTTAGATCCCCAGTTAGAATCTATGTGTAATAGTAACAATTTCTGTCTTCCCAAGAGAGTGGTGTCCAAGGACATAAGTTGAATAGGGTaagaaaagggggagaaggaCTTCGTTAGCTGAAGAGTTGAGTTAAAGAATGAGGAGTTACAGTTAAGCAAAAATTAAGCATTTGCTAGGAATCTATTTGGGTGATCCATCCTTATTGGCTGTTTGTATTAGGAGAAGTGCAAAGCAGGTCAAGGAAAGAGCTAACATTAATCATTTAGCATTAATCCCACTACTGTCATTTTGCCTTCACCAGtgctgagagacaaaaataaaacctcTCCACCAGCTATTCTCTTCTTTCTTTATGACCCATCTTTATGACCCCTTTTAGAAAAAGCATACTGTTActttatttgttttggtttcagACAGAGCGCTGGGAAGGACTAATGTAGCCCCTAACAATAAACACTGATTGGAGAGTTCTATAAACCTTTCCATTGAAGTACATtgttagtttagtttttttctgtcctAGTACATTGGTGGAGGCAATATGGCCTTGCGATCAGATATTAGAAGCCAAATTCTTGAATCTTAATTTTAATTGGAATTAGcatatttagttgttttttttatataaatacagtgaAACACATCTAGCATTAAATGAAAAAAGGGATGCCACAGAGTTTTGTTGTTTATCCAAACTGGGACGTGTTATTCTCtctcaaaaaataaatagtgtGGGGGAGGTAGACATATGCAATTAAGAAACGACATTTATAAGATTGGGGTTTTGTCAGATTCCTGAGTCCGACGGGTGCTCAGGAATCTGACAAAACCTCTTCCCAGCgcaccacacactcacaggcaCCTGGCCATGCCCACTCTGGCAGATCTAATTCCCCTGAATATTGATTATTCTTGATCACCTGGTGCTTGTTATCTGCTTCCAGCCACGGTACTTAAGCCAGCAGTCTCCGCCAGATCGTTGTGAGAGATTGTTTGATAATTTGTGCTTGCCCTTTCATTACAGTGACCTGGATGAACAAGCCTaaggcacacttgtgcaataatcctgctgtctaatcagcattttgatatgccacacctgtgagggggatggattatctcagcaaaggagaggTGCTCACTAACGCAGATTTAGAcaaatttgtgaacaatatttgagagaaataggccttttgtgtacgtagagtcttagatctttgagttcagctcatgattaATGGGGGCAAatacaaaagtgttgcgtttataattttgttcagtgtatattctcCACACCAATTATTAGGGAAAATggaggctctctctctcctatacATGAAAATTAGATAAAATGCTAGATTTTCCTCACGTTTTACACTGTGTTCATGTCTTT
This sequence is a window from Esox lucius isolate fEsoLuc1 chromosome 17, fEsoLuc1.pri, whole genome shotgun sequence. Protein-coding genes within it:
- the LOC109615391 gene encoding uncharacterized protein LOC109615391, with the translated sequence MKYLRKSEVSPSPSILMRPQARQIDGDSCHHLHNASKKLCCPFERWVESLLSDLHTDHKWSADMKDGLREICSIFGIHFSRPECYIPHRWLSVLDVSLETLRMWDALVMFYYAFLSNEDKCTYKDIVSAILQKREVQETGRARIKELWKELGNRSKTFTNEGKMRKVRICKKQVLFEDKKTLLELHFYSAVLPMLKHYVLLFQSKDPQVHKLHDEQEKLVREFLSCFIKPEKLINSKGRNLSGPKMKLLDLTSTDAHLAAPFVGSEASSLLDQLGREHPVVKAFKTKVIKAYTSCAGDLQTKLPLDSTTLRTLSCLDPDAQGSHYILPHLQKLPNMFPAVKLNKLERAGFQHEIHRYASDMTLPQMTEGARVDLWWNVVRETQRYPALCKLALSALCPFHGPQVESAFSVMSNILQAKASNLSVESYESYQVVKYNLKAMQVSAIQHYSRKTKESPVNVLQAQAI